A DNA window from Planctomycetota bacterium contains the following coding sequences:
- a CDS encoding ATP-binding cassette domain-containing protein, whose translation MATITLERVGKIYPGGVRAVEGVDLSIAHGEFTVLVGPSGCGKSTLLRMIAGLETVTEGVMKIDGKVVNELPPQSRDIAMVFQNYALYPHMNVDANMAFGLLRRRKFPSRIGSWLSGSYRAGRNAEREEIARKVNAAAATLGITQLLGRRPAALSGGQRQRVALGRALVREPKVFLLDEPLSNLDAKLRVEMRAELRMLHRRLGATMVYVTHDQEEAMSLGDRVVVLKDGLTQQIAAPQEIYSRPANRFVASFVGTPTMNMLEGILASNGAGLAIRAGSLLFQGTVDAWKPLVSNGSRSVVLGIRPEHVALKAAGGFSATVEAVEHYGDRMDVVLQASGQRLVSRCGPDGSIKEGDTITAGIDLARAHLFEPGESGKRIG comes from the coding sequence ATGGCAACCATCACACTCGAGCGCGTCGGCAAGATCTATCCCGGGGGCGTCCGCGCCGTCGAGGGGGTCGACCTGAGCATCGCCCACGGTGAGTTCACCGTCCTGGTCGGGCCCTCCGGCTGCGGCAAGAGCACGCTGCTGCGCATGATCGCCGGGCTCGAGACCGTGACCGAGGGGGTGATGAAGATCGACGGGAAGGTGGTGAACGAGCTGCCTCCGCAGAGCCGCGACATCGCCATGGTCTTCCAGAACTATGCGCTCTATCCGCACATGAACGTCGACGCCAACATGGCCTTTGGATTGCTGCGGCGGCGAAAGTTTCCCAGCCGGATCGGCTCCTGGCTCTCGGGCTCCTACCGCGCCGGGCGCAACGCCGAGCGCGAGGAGATCGCCCGCAAGGTGAATGCGGCCGCGGCCACGCTGGGCATCACCCAGCTGCTGGGCCGACGACCCGCGGCGCTCTCCGGCGGGCAGCGACAGCGCGTCGCGCTGGGGCGGGCGCTGGTGCGCGAGCCGAAGGTCTTTCTTCTGGATGAGCCGCTCTCGAATTTGGACGCCAAGCTTCGCGTGGAGATGCGCGCTGAGTTGCGCATGTTGCATCGCCGCCTCGGCGCGACCATGGTCTATGTCACCCACGACCAGGAGGAGGCCATGAGCCTGGGCGATCGCGTGGTGGTGCTCAAGGATGGTCTGACGCAGCAGATCGCCGCGCCGCAGGAGATTTATTCGCGGCCGGCCAATCGATTTGTCGCCTCCTTCGTGGGCACGCCGACCATGAACATGCTCGAAGGCATCCTCGCCTCCAACGGGGCGGGCCTCGCCATCCGTGCCGGGTCGCTTCTCTTTCAGGGAACCGTCGATGCTTGGAAACCGCTGGTCTCCAACGGCTCGCGGAGCGTTGTTCTTGGAATCCGCCCCGAGCATGTGGCGTTAAAAGCAGCGGGCGGATTTTCCGCAACCGTGGAAGCGGTCGAGCACTATGGCGACCGCATGGATGTGGTGCTTCAAGCCTCGGGCCAGCGGCTGGTCTCCCGCTGCGGACCCGACGGCTCGATCAAGGAAGGCGACACGATCACAGCTGGGATCGATCTCGCCCGCGCCCATCTCTTCGAGCCCGGCGAATCCGGCAAGCGGATCGGCTGA
- a CDS encoding carbohydrate ABC transporter permease, whose translation MSGADSIRRTARDGAVGGGLTRSISFVALVCGTAIIVFPLLWMALVSLQTPDRAQSATVSGDLLKLIPDDPQWGNFGEALSQMGTVKWKGFFDALANSIVVTTLVVAGTVLSSSLVGFALARIRFRGNHALFLLMLATMMLPGQVTMVPLFLLFRNLGWVDTILPLVVPAFFGSAFFIFMYRQFIAQVPEALVEAAKVDGWGWLGIWWHVMLPLCRPVTAICAVFTFIFTWNDFLAPLIYLHSDEQATLAVALNSFRNQYGGVNKVNLLMAASLVTMIPCILLFLVAQRQFIEGLGKGAVKG comes from the coding sequence ATGAGCGGCGCCGACTCCATCCGCCGCACCGCACGCGACGGCGCCGTCGGCGGCGGACTGACGCGGTCGATCTCCTTCGTCGCGCTGGTCTGCGGCACCGCGATCATCGTCTTCCCGCTGCTGTGGATGGCGCTGGTGAGCCTGCAGACGCCCGACCGCGCCCAATCCGCGACGGTGAGCGGCGACCTGCTCAAGCTGATCCCCGACGATCCGCAGTGGGGCAACTTCGGCGAGGCGCTCTCGCAGATGGGCACCGTGAAGTGGAAGGGATTCTTCGACGCCCTGGCCAACAGCATTGTGGTGACCACGCTGGTGGTCGCGGGCACGGTGCTTTCTTCCAGTCTGGTGGGCTTCGCCCTTGCCCGCATCCGCTTTCGCGGCAATCACGCGCTCTTCCTGCTGATGCTGGCCACCATGATGCTGCCCGGGCAGGTCACGATGGTCCCGCTCTTCCTGCTCTTCCGGAATCTGGGATGGGTCGACACGATCCTGCCGCTGGTGGTCCCAGCTTTTTTCGGCAGCGCCTTCTTCATCTTCATGTACCGGCAGTTCATCGCGCAGGTGCCTGAGGCATTGGTCGAAGCCGCCAAGGTGGACGGATGGGGATGGCTGGGCATCTGGTGGCATGTGATGCTGCCGCTCTGCCGCCCGGTGACCGCGATCTGCGCGGTCTTCACCTTTATCTTCACCTGGAACGATTTTCTGGCGCCGCTGATCTACCTGCACTCGGACGAGCAGGCCACGCTGGCGGTGGCGCTCAACAGTTTCCGCAATCAGTACGGCGGCGTGAACAAGGTCAACCTGCTCATGGCGGCCAGCCTGGTCACCATGATCCCCTGCATCCTGCTGTTCCTCGTGGCGCAGCGTCAATTCATCGAAGGACTGGGCAAGGGCGCCGTCAAGGGCTGA